From a single Rhodococcus qingshengii JCM 15477 genomic region:
- a CDS encoding ATP-binding cassette domain-containing protein, whose product MTEAIVAEGLVKKYGDVTALDGIDLEVREGSVMALLGPNGAGKTTAVRIFTTLLIPDGGRAKVAGLDVVEDARALRSKIGASGQYAAVDEYLTGYENLDMVGRLYHLGARSSKARARELLAQFDLVEAGDRPVKGYSGGMRRRLDLAGALVARPQVLFLDEPTTGLDPRARLGLWDVIEGLVAQGTTLLLTTQYMEEAERLADQIAVIDRGSVIARGTADQLKARVGGERIELSVHEVEHLDIVREELRSLAVGDIQVQENVRRVTVPVDDGTDALVAALNLLSARGIRVFDVGLRRPTLDDVFLTLTGHQAELEDQK is encoded by the coding sequence ATGACCGAAGCGATTGTGGCCGAGGGGCTGGTCAAGAAGTACGGCGACGTCACGGCATTGGACGGCATCGACCTGGAAGTGCGCGAGGGTTCGGTGATGGCTCTGTTGGGCCCCAACGGCGCCGGAAAAACCACTGCGGTAAGGATATTCACGACGCTGCTCATTCCCGACGGTGGACGCGCCAAGGTTGCCGGGCTGGACGTGGTCGAGGATGCGCGGGCGTTGCGATCCAAGATCGGTGCTTCGGGTCAGTACGCCGCGGTCGACGAGTACCTGACGGGCTATGAGAACTTGGACATGGTCGGGCGGCTGTATCATCTCGGCGCCCGAAGCAGTAAGGCCCGAGCGCGTGAATTGCTCGCGCAGTTCGATCTCGTCGAGGCTGGAGATCGGCCGGTCAAGGGCTATTCCGGTGGAATGCGGCGACGTCTCGATCTCGCCGGCGCATTGGTTGCTCGGCCACAGGTGTTGTTTCTCGACGAGCCGACCACGGGCCTCGATCCTCGGGCGCGACTCGGTCTCTGGGACGTCATCGAAGGGTTGGTGGCTCAGGGGACCACGCTGTTGCTCACGACGCAATACATGGAGGAAGCCGAGAGGTTGGCCGACCAGATCGCCGTCATCGACCGCGGCTCGGTCATCGCGCGCGGTACTGCAGACCAGTTGAAGGCGCGGGTCGGGGGTGAGCGCATCGAATTGAGCGTGCACGAGGTCGAACATCTCGACATCGTCCGCGAGGAATTGCGCTCGCTTGCCGTGGGGGACATTCAGGTTCAAGAGAATGTCCGTCGCGTCACCGTTCCTGTCGACGACGGCACCGACGCGTTGGTCGCGGCGCTGAATCTTCTGTCGGCACGAGGCATCCGCGTATTCGACGTCGGCTTGCGCAGACCCACTCTCGACGATGTCTTCCTCACACTGACCGGGCACCAGGCTGAACTGGAGGATCAGAAATGA
- a CDS encoding ABC transporter permease, translating to MTVQMALEDGLTIARRNLIKIKRVPDLLVFTTLSPIMFVLLFAYVFGSAISVPGTSYREFLIAGIFTQTVIFGATWTGLGMVEDIQKGIIDRFRSLPMAPSAVLTGRTSSDVLINVISLVVMSLTGLLVGWRIHSSFLEAVAGYALLLFFAYALSWVMAVVGLWIRTPEVFNNASFIVIFPLSFIANTFVETTNLPGPLKVIAEWNPVSAVTQAVRELFGNTNPAMTVPDAWPLQNPVIASLLWTFGLLIVFVPFAIRRYQKAVSR from the coding sequence ATGACCGTGCAGATGGCGCTCGAAGACGGTTTGACCATCGCCAGGCGAAACTTGATCAAGATCAAGCGCGTTCCGGATCTGCTGGTGTTCACCACTTTGTCGCCGATCATGTTCGTGCTCTTGTTCGCGTATGTGTTCGGCAGTGCGATCTCCGTCCCGGGCACGTCGTATCGAGAATTCCTGATCGCCGGAATCTTCACGCAGACGGTCATATTCGGTGCTACCTGGACTGGTTTGGGGATGGTCGAAGACATTCAGAAAGGAATCATCGACAGATTTCGATCGCTGCCCATGGCTCCGTCTGCCGTGCTGACAGGCCGAACATCGAGTGACGTGTTGATCAACGTCATCAGTTTGGTGGTCATGTCGTTGACCGGTCTTCTGGTCGGGTGGCGGATTCACTCCAGTTTCCTCGAAGCGGTGGCGGGTTATGCGCTGCTTCTGTTCTTCGCGTACGCGTTGTCGTGGGTCATGGCTGTTGTCGGGCTTTGGATCCGGACGCCTGAGGTATTCAACAACGCGAGCTTCATCGTCATCTTTCCGCTGTCGTTCATCGCGAACACTTTTGTCGAGACCACCAATCTTCCCGGCCCGCTCAAAGTGATCGCCGAATGGAATCCGGTGTCGGCGGTTACCCAGGCGGTGCGTGAATTGTTCGGCAATACCAATCCTGCGATGACGGTTCCGGATGCGTGGCCACTGCAGAATCCGGTCATTGCGTCGTTGTTGTGGACTTTCGGTTTGCTGATCGTCTTCGTGCCGTTCGCTATTCGTCGGTATCAGAAGGCAGTCAGCCGCTGA
- a CDS encoding TetR/AcrR family transcriptional regulator, giving the protein MPEPDRIDKRSLRYAGRREELLDALTRYVIDNGVGELTVRQLAKAVGVSHASLLNHFDSKENLLSEVIENMRGESIPIAVPMKPGVDPATVLTAWWTERTTPEVLPRFRVMVEIYALALGDRDRYGRFLDRFVGDWIEALEAGLRQAGCPEDDVASVATLLLSQMRGLSMDLLATGDRARVDRAFGLFVDGFAARAREWSTPGSDRLQR; this is encoded by the coding sequence GTGCCGGAGCCCGATCGCATCGACAAACGCAGCCTGAGATACGCCGGGCGACGTGAGGAGTTGCTCGACGCGCTGACCCGCTACGTCATCGACAACGGTGTCGGGGAATTGACGGTGAGGCAGCTCGCCAAGGCCGTGGGTGTGTCGCATGCGTCGTTGCTCAACCATTTCGATAGCAAGGAGAATCTGCTCTCCGAGGTCATCGAGAACATGCGTGGTGAGTCCATTCCGATTGCGGTGCCGATGAAACCGGGGGTCGATCCGGCGACAGTGCTGACTGCGTGGTGGACCGAACGTACGACGCCGGAGGTCCTGCCGCGGTTCCGGGTGATGGTCGAGATCTACGCCCTCGCGCTCGGCGACCGCGACCGCTACGGACGGTTCCTGGACCGTTTTGTGGGCGATTGGATCGAGGCACTGGAAGCCGGTCTACGACAAGCGGGTTGCCCCGAGGACGATGTTGCCTCTGTCGCTACTCTGTTGCTCTCGCAAATGCGGGGTCTGTCGATGGATCTTCTGGCCACCGGGGACCGGGCCCGCGTCGATCGCGCGTTCGGGCTTTTTGTCGACGGCTTTGCCGCCCGCGCTCGGGAGTGGTCCACGCCAGGATCCGATCGCCTTCAACGCTGA
- a CDS encoding putative protein N(5)-glutamine methyltransferase, with the protein MSAPDLPTFPASQQKSVAAILRAAGCVFAEDEARLLLHTARSRDELDAMVDRRVAGEPLEPVLGWAEFCGLRIHIDSGVFVPRRRTEFLARQACSLVTTGSVVVDMCCGSGAVGAVLQSTLDAVDLYAVDVEPAAVRCARRNITPPERVLEGDLFGPLPTKLLGRVDVVVANAPYVPTESIRLMPPEARLHEPLVSLDGGTDGLDLQRRIIADAAPWLRPGGCLLVETSTEQVEMTVETFTRGGFLTRVATYSETASTVVIGQR; encoded by the coding sequence ATGTCAGCACCTGATCTCCCGACCTTTCCTGCTTCGCAGCAGAAGTCGGTGGCCGCGATCCTCCGAGCAGCAGGTTGCGTCTTCGCCGAAGACGAGGCTCGCCTACTTCTTCACACCGCACGCTCTCGCGATGAACTCGACGCGATGGTCGACCGACGAGTTGCCGGCGAACCACTCGAGCCCGTCCTCGGATGGGCCGAGTTCTGCGGCTTGCGCATTCACATCGACTCCGGAGTCTTCGTCCCACGCCGGCGCACCGAGTTCCTCGCCCGGCAGGCCTGCTCACTTGTCACCACAGGAAGCGTCGTCGTCGACATGTGTTGCGGCTCAGGAGCTGTCGGTGCTGTCCTGCAGTCGACGCTCGACGCCGTCGATTTGTACGCGGTAGACGTGGAACCGGCCGCAGTGCGGTGCGCTCGCCGAAACATCACACCGCCCGAGCGTGTACTCGAGGGCGATTTATTCGGACCACTGCCGACGAAATTACTCGGTCGCGTGGATGTCGTCGTCGCCAATGCACCTTACGTCCCCACCGAATCGATCAGGCTGATGCCGCCCGAAGCCCGTCTTCACGAACCGCTGGTCTCGTTGGACGGCGGTACCGACGGACTGGACCTGCAGCGTCGCATCATCGCGGACGCCGCGCCGTGGCTACGACCGGGTGGCTGTCTTCTCGTCGAGACGAGTACGGAGCAGGTCGAAATGACTGTTGAAACATTCACTCGGGGAGGGTTTCTCACTCGGGTAGCAACCTACAGCGAGACCGCGTCGACCGTGGTGATCGGTCAGCGTTGA
- a CDS encoding lipase family protein encodes MSKRLCRTLVGLSASALVALTVAAPAGAEPNDAPGAVVSQELLGPDRVIPGAVSATKVTYWSTGPKDAPMTSTGVVYRPEGAPPEGGWPIISYAHGTVGVADQCAPSSSVPLERTATHLGHWLEQGYAVVTTDYVGLGTPGVHPYLDGRSAAHSVVDMVRAARAVDDDLSSAWVAMGQSQGGQATMFTASLATAYAPELDYRGAVATGVPSNIENLLPLGGPAFPALPLKGSTVYIANVLDGLRASRPDIDIDSYLTPLGKTILDDVENNMCYTEARTKYGTVTLGQVLTKSLDNPVFMEAARDLLTVPTAGYDRPFFIGQGLSDIDVPAPLTLKFAADLTANGVDFAFHTYPTDHLGTVPASVPDSTPFVAALFSGQRPCTGSLC; translated from the coding sequence GTGAGTAAGCGACTGTGTAGGACGCTCGTCGGACTGAGTGCGAGTGCGTTGGTGGCGTTGACAGTTGCGGCGCCGGCCGGAGCGGAACCGAACGATGCTCCGGGTGCTGTCGTGAGTCAGGAGTTGCTCGGTCCCGACCGGGTGATCCCGGGTGCCGTGAGCGCAACGAAGGTGACGTACTGGTCGACGGGCCCGAAGGATGCGCCGATGACGAGTACCGGTGTGGTGTATCGCCCAGAGGGAGCTCCGCCCGAGGGTGGTTGGCCGATCATCTCCTACGCGCACGGGACGGTGGGTGTCGCGGATCAGTGTGCGCCGAGCAGCAGTGTTCCACTCGAACGGACCGCGACGCATCTGGGTCACTGGCTGGAGCAGGGATACGCGGTCGTGACCACCGACTACGTGGGGCTCGGAACACCCGGTGTTCACCCGTATCTCGACGGTCGTTCCGCTGCACACAGCGTTGTGGACATGGTGCGTGCCGCTCGTGCGGTCGACGACGACCTGTCGAGCGCATGGGTTGCGATGGGGCAGTCGCAGGGCGGGCAGGCGACTATGTTCACCGCTTCGCTTGCCACTGCTTACGCGCCGGAGTTGGACTACCGCGGCGCTGTCGCCACTGGTGTCCCCTCGAACATCGAGAATCTTCTACCGCTCGGTGGTCCGGCTTTCCCGGCGCTTCCGCTCAAGGGTTCGACGGTCTACATCGCGAACGTTCTTGACGGACTGCGTGCTTCGCGGCCGGATATCGACATCGACTCGTATCTGACCCCGCTCGGCAAGACCATCCTCGACGACGTCGAGAACAACATGTGCTACACCGAGGCGCGCACGAAGTACGGCACCGTCACGCTCGGGCAGGTGCTGACGAAGTCGCTGGACAATCCAGTATTCATGGAGGCTGCGCGTGACCTGCTCACTGTGCCGACCGCAGGATACGACCGCCCGTTCTTCATCGGTCAGGGGTTGTCGGACATCGATGTTCCGGCACCGCTGACACTGAAGTTCGCGGCCGACCTTACTGCCAACGGTGTCGACTTTGCATTCCATACCTATCCCACTGATCATCTGGGAACCGTTCCGGCTTCGGTTCCAGACAGTACCCCGTTTGTCGCGGCACTGTTCTCTGGTCAACGGCCATGCACCGGAAGCCTCTGCTGA
- a CDS encoding TetR/AcrR family transcriptional regulator encodes MKPDRRALIAASAVTIIAEQGPRALTHRAVDQSLELPAGSTSYYFRTREALLEATALHIVHRSRSIFDELRERPSDPAALTAEYLDDLLSHRRHELIARYALLLETPRDSALHQLLEDSLFSREKARPVFDIVGVDDPDVAAANFLSLLEGLIFDYCLGARSRDPRSSETVRQLRIPIDIYLRGVGSA; translated from the coding sequence ATGAAGCCTGATCGCAGAGCCCTCATCGCGGCATCCGCCGTCACGATCATCGCCGAGCAGGGCCCGCGTGCACTCACCCATCGGGCGGTTGATCAGTCCCTGGAACTTCCTGCCGGTTCGACGTCGTACTATTTCCGCACTCGCGAGGCACTACTCGAAGCAACCGCATTGCACATCGTGCACCGGTCACGTTCGATATTCGACGAACTCCGCGAGAGGCCCAGCGATCCTGCTGCCCTGACGGCCGAGTATCTCGATGATCTTCTCTCGCACCGCAGACACGAATTGATCGCGAGATATGCACTGCTCTTGGAAACTCCCCGAGATTCGGCATTGCACCAACTCCTCGAAGACAGCCTGTTTTCACGGGAGAAGGCAAGGCCTGTCTTCGACATCGTTGGCGTTGACGATCCTGACGTCGCCGCCGCAAATTTTCTGAGCCTTCTGGAGGGCTTGATCTTCGACTACTGCCTCGGAGCGCGTAGCCGAGATCCCCGCTCCTCCGAAACCGTTCGGCAACTTCGGATCCCGATCGACATCTATCTGCGCGGAGTTGGTTCCGCCTGA
- the zapE gene encoding cell division protein ZapE has product MLLDEEQLAAREALDALQARISGGEVGGGIYLWGSVGRGKTMLMDEFYDRLPVGKRRIHFHRFFADLHSRAHELGSMGVALDHVVDGIRVLCFDEFHIDDVADAMFMARVLDTIVAKGVTVVVTSNVPPTDLLPNPLFHEQFVPSIELIERTLEVIELGGSVDYRTAGQPGAGDYRFATGEFLVGSGITRPSGESVELTIGTRTLECSAIRDGVVWFDFEVLCAGSTAAADYLALAARFDDWVIFGVPVLAEASEFALRRFANVVDVLYDVDARLTIYADAYVEEVAGSLRDVPGLARLYSRLSLLARSAVGSIS; this is encoded by the coding sequence ATGCTACTGGACGAAGAGCAGTTGGCGGCACGCGAAGCCCTCGACGCACTGCAGGCCCGGATCTCGGGCGGTGAGGTCGGGGGTGGGATCTATCTCTGGGGTAGCGTCGGCCGCGGGAAGACGATGCTCATGGACGAGTTCTACGACAGGCTCCCGGTCGGCAAGCGGCGCATTCACTTTCATCGGTTCTTTGCAGATCTGCACTCTCGGGCGCATGAACTCGGCTCGATGGGCGTGGCACTGGATCACGTCGTCGATGGAATCCGCGTGCTCTGTTTCGACGAGTTCCACATCGACGACGTCGCCGACGCCATGTTCATGGCAAGGGTTCTCGACACAATCGTCGCGAAAGGCGTGACTGTTGTCGTCACGTCCAATGTTCCGCCGACCGATCTTCTTCCCAATCCGCTTTTTCACGAGCAGTTCGTTCCGTCGATCGAGTTGATCGAACGGACTCTCGAGGTGATCGAGTTGGGTGGCTCCGTCGACTATCGGACGGCGGGACAGCCAGGTGCCGGGGACTACCGTTTTGCGACAGGGGAATTCCTCGTCGGCTCGGGAATTACGCGGCCTTCGGGCGAAAGTGTCGAATTGACGATAGGCACACGCACATTGGAGTGCTCGGCGATTCGAGACGGTGTCGTCTGGTTCGATTTCGAGGTGCTGTGCGCTGGTTCGACCGCGGCTGCCGATTATCTCGCGCTCGCCGCCCGCTTCGACGACTGGGTGATCTTCGGAGTGCCGGTGCTCGCCGAGGCGTCGGAATTTGCCCTTCGCCGTTTCGCGAATGTCGTCGATGTTCTCTATGACGTCGATGCGCGGCTGACGATCTACGCCGACGCTTACGTCGAAGAAGTGGCAGGCAGCCTCCGGGACGTGCCGGGGTTGGCGCGCCTCTACAGTCGTCTGTCGCTACTGGCGAGGTCGGCGGTGGGCAGCATCAGTTGA
- a CDS encoding helix-turn-helix transcriptional regulator, with protein sequence MTWSGAVHMEPGILMFTGAVGSAHMHSHAAVQIMIVDDGDVTVTDGDGHSEVVRSVVIPSGAVHALSASEGARGRAIYVDSTTGMGRRIRPPVSEHGGVADWSDRGRTAVAMTDRGADSDLEYAARLIDSLSESRQPSSVRALHPALEHALTILPERLSGPITMTDTAALVSISPGRLGRIFNDQLQMSFSTYIRWLRLRRAMEVMSGGASLTTSAHEAGFTDSAHLNRICHSMFGLTPSAATGDLTWN encoded by the coding sequence ATGACCTGGTCCGGCGCCGTCCACATGGAGCCCGGAATTCTCATGTTCACCGGCGCAGTGGGATCCGCGCACATGCATTCGCATGCCGCTGTTCAGATCATGATCGTCGACGACGGGGACGTCACGGTCACGGACGGGGACGGCCACAGTGAAGTCGTGCGGTCCGTGGTCATTCCATCCGGGGCGGTCCACGCGTTATCCGCCTCCGAGGGTGCGCGGGGACGAGCGATCTACGTGGACTCCACCACGGGGATGGGCCGGCGCATCAGGCCGCCTGTATCCGAGCACGGTGGTGTGGCCGACTGGTCGGACCGTGGGCGGACCGCAGTAGCGATGACGGACCGTGGCGCTGATTCGGATCTGGAATACGCAGCGAGGCTGATCGATTCACTGTCCGAAAGTAGACAGCCGTCGAGCGTACGCGCTCTTCACCCTGCACTCGAGCATGCTCTGACGATACTGCCCGAGCGACTTTCGGGGCCGATAACGATGACGGACACCGCCGCGCTGGTCTCCATCTCGCCCGGCCGATTGGGAAGAATCTTCAACGATCAACTGCAGATGAGTTTTTCGACCTACATTCGTTGGTTGCGGCTACGACGCGCCATGGAAGTGATGAGCGGTGGCGCAAGCCTGACAACCAGTGCCCACGAGGCCGGTTTCACCGACAGCGCCCATCTCAACCGGATCTGCCACAGCATGTTCGGACTCACGCCCAGCGCCGCGACCGGCGATCTCACCTGGAATTGA
- a CDS encoding ABC transporter ATP-binding protein codes for MNNAQAPAVLSVHALGKSYGDVPVLRGVSLEVRAGTATAIMGPSGSGKSTLLHCMSGIVKPDSGAILLSGRHIENLGENDRSRLRRESYGFVFQSGQLLPELPAIENVALPLVLNGLSIAEAKRTAHGFFAPLGLDGLQDRRPGQMSGGQSQRVAIARALVTKPAVLFADEPTGALDAQTSWEVMRVLRDSAQQIGSALVVVTHDAEVARWCDRTMMMQAGSLVGTQVAA; via the coding sequence ATGAACAACGCACAAGCACCCGCAGTCCTGTCGGTCCACGCGCTGGGCAAGTCGTACGGCGACGTTCCAGTGCTCCGAGGTGTATCGCTGGAAGTGCGCGCCGGTACTGCTACGGCCATCATGGGTCCTTCAGGGTCGGGCAAGTCGACTCTGCTGCATTGCATGTCAGGAATCGTCAAGCCCGACTCGGGAGCAATCCTGCTGAGCGGCAGGCATATCGAGAACCTCGGTGAGAACGACCGCAGCCGCCTCCGACGCGAGTCGTACGGATTCGTTTTTCAATCGGGCCAACTGTTGCCGGAGCTTCCGGCGATCGAGAACGTCGCTTTGCCCTTGGTGCTCAACGGGTTGTCCATCGCCGAAGCCAAGCGGACGGCGCACGGCTTCTTTGCGCCATTGGGACTGGACGGGCTGCAGGACCGTCGCCCGGGTCAGATGTCGGGTGGGCAGTCGCAACGTGTGGCGATTGCGCGAGCGTTGGTGACCAAACCCGCCGTTCTCTTCGCAGACGAGCCGACCGGTGCCCTCGACGCGCAGACGAGTTGGGAAGTGATGAGGGTGTTGCGTGATTCGGCTCAACAGATCGGTTCTGCGTTGGTCGTCGTCACTCACGATGCCGAAGTCGCTCGGTGGTGTGATCGCACGATGATGATGCAGGCCGGTTCGCTCGTCGGGACACAGGTGGCGGCATGA
- a CDS encoding FtsX-like permease family protein, whose translation MKATARVALMTVRGEGRKALSTFALPVTAFAASTTLLLTVLGGYGAFAGRSSEPEAEAYLALAGVASVLMIVPAVTLGLAAARLGARRRDERLASLRLIGSTPRQIVALCAAESGIQGLAGALIGVVGYLLALPLVALLRFQGRTFEWSELWVGALPLVGIVFGMTILAALTSMLGMRQVFVSPLGVTAGNPSAAPKMIFAVAGVGVLVGWSAFGGSAASIAAILVGLGLCFGVVALVGPFVISLLGRIMLKCAKDGASLIAARRVLDNPKAVWRTVSGVTMASFVAAGTSLLAAIGNGEGQDLQPGQEFLFADMRTGVLFTLGATFTLAAISSALTQVSGILDNRELYRSLTLAGTPVEVMDSARMRHVRTPVVVMALAGAGAALLFLFPLAGAAVLTTPMALVQLGVTLAVGIALVLASAFAAKPVMRRVLAG comes from the coding sequence ATGAAGGCCACAGCGCGCGTTGCATTGATGACGGTGCGAGGTGAAGGCCGAAAGGCCTTGAGTACCTTCGCGCTTCCCGTAACGGCCTTTGCCGCCTCGACGACGTTGTTGCTGACGGTGCTCGGCGGCTACGGTGCATTTGCGGGCAGATCGAGCGAACCCGAAGCCGAGGCGTACCTAGCACTCGCAGGGGTTGCTTCGGTGTTGATGATCGTTCCAGCCGTCACTCTCGGCCTGGCGGCGGCCCGCTTGGGCGCGCGCCGTCGCGACGAACGACTTGCCTCGCTGCGACTCATCGGATCCACCCCTCGCCAGATCGTTGCGCTGTGCGCTGCGGAATCGGGTATCCAGGGCTTGGCCGGTGCGTTGATCGGTGTGGTGGGATACCTCCTCGCGTTGCCGCTCGTAGCTCTCTTGAGATTTCAAGGTCGGACATTCGAGTGGAGTGAGCTTTGGGTAGGCGCACTTCCGCTGGTGGGCATCGTATTCGGAATGACCATCCTGGCTGCTTTGACGTCGATGCTCGGGATGCGCCAGGTGTTCGTGAGCCCGTTGGGCGTCACGGCGGGCAATCCCAGCGCCGCACCGAAGATGATCTTCGCGGTGGCTGGGGTGGGGGTTCTTGTGGGATGGAGTGCATTCGGGGGCTCCGCGGCAAGCATCGCGGCAATCCTGGTGGGCCTTGGTCTCTGCTTCGGCGTTGTTGCGTTGGTCGGTCCGTTCGTCATTTCGCTGCTTGGACGGATCATGCTCAAATGCGCCAAAGACGGTGCTTCGCTGATTGCGGCGCGTCGGGTCTTGGACAATCCGAAGGCTGTGTGGCGCACGGTCAGCGGTGTGACGATGGCCAGCTTTGTTGCCGCAGGCACATCTCTCCTCGCCGCGATAGGCAACGGGGAAGGGCAGGATTTGCAGCCAGGGCAGGAGTTCCTGTTCGCGGACATGAGAACCGGCGTGTTGTTCACTCTCGGAGCAACATTCACGTTGGCGGCAATCTCGTCTGCGCTCACCCAGGTATCCGGGATCCTCGACAACCGTGAGCTGTATCGGAGTCTGACTCTGGCCGGTACACCTGTCGAGGTGATGGACAGCGCCCGCATGCGGCACGTTCGCACTCCCGTGGTGGTGATGGCACTGGCCGGTGCCGGCGCTGCACTGCTGTTCCTCTTCCCACTGGCAGGGGCAGCCGTATTGACCACTCCGATGGCGCTGGTTCAGTTGGGCGTCACCCTGGCTGTGGGGATCGCGTTGGTGTTGGCCAGTGCGTTTGCAGCCAAGCCCGTCATGCGACGGGTACTCGCGGGCTGA
- a CDS encoding sterol desaturase family protein has product MLTFIVRYGYVPFMLLGINGAAIALAASGAPKWSLVALILFAVACSFAAERALPYESSWNAPGPDRFRDAVHAFVNESLILVSVAVIPLMAAVIPFDGLWPSGLPFVLQVVFAVLVADFGITVVHLISHKVGWLWRFHAVHHSLERFYGMNGLMKHPVHQTFETAGGVLPLILLGMPVPVASALAVCVAVQLLLQHSNADYRIGPLRPILALNAGHRFHHLKWAGIGDVNFGLFTLIWDHLFRTYSFDPEKRFSSDDLGMAAKPDYPDDYLGQLAEPFRRQN; this is encoded by the coding sequence ATGCTCACCTTCATCGTCAGATACGGGTACGTCCCGTTCATGCTCTTGGGAATCAACGGAGCCGCAATCGCGCTGGCGGCATCCGGCGCGCCGAAATGGTCACTGGTGGCATTGATTCTCTTCGCAGTGGCCTGCTCTTTCGCGGCCGAACGGGCGCTTCCCTACGAATCTTCGTGGAATGCCCCGGGACCGGACAGGTTTCGCGACGCTGTCCATGCGTTTGTCAACGAATCCCTCATCTTGGTCAGCGTCGCGGTAATCCCGTTGATGGCCGCGGTGATTCCGTTCGACGGGCTGTGGCCGAGCGGTCTTCCGTTTGTCCTTCAGGTCGTCTTCGCAGTGTTGGTTGCCGATTTCGGCATCACCGTGGTGCATTTGATCAGCCACAAGGTTGGATGGTTGTGGCGTTTCCACGCGGTTCATCACAGCCTCGAACGGTTCTACGGTATGAACGGACTGATGAAGCACCCCGTGCATCAGACTTTCGAAACCGCCGGTGGCGTCCTGCCACTGATCCTCCTCGGGATGCCCGTTCCAGTTGCCTCGGCGCTCGCGGTTTGTGTCGCTGTCCAACTCCTGCTTCAGCATTCGAATGCCGACTACCGCATCGGCCCCCTGCGCCCGATACTCGCCCTCAACGCCGGCCACCGATTCCATCACCTGAAGTGGGCGGGAATCGGTGACGTCAATTTCGGTTTGTTCACTCTGATCTGGGATCACCTGTTCCGCACTTATTCTTTCGATCCGGAAAAGCGCTTCAGCAGTGACGATCTCGGAATGGCGGCCAAGCCCGACTACCCGGACGACTACCTCGGCCAGTTGGCCGAACCGTTCCGGAGACAGAACTGA
- a CDS encoding PE-PPE domain-containing protein: MSVACTVAVTAGVTLVMSVPAGADPNDGGSCPAGAVFAVGGTWDPTGQTTQPVTDRYVAQGYASKPVTYPASFWPLGEQTYDQSVAAGAQTLRTEVNAFHAQCPGSEIVVTGYSQGARIAGDVLGDIARDGSIPQSQVEGVLYADPRNSAGGIETVVPNVVPGATMSGARGGFGDIAVQEVCIEGDGICNMPKPRDAPEVFVDSVFGYFTKHNTYTPMMSEPAPPAPPALPQTPSVPLQPADVATAIVTRVVENITPYLSAALATVLTK, encoded by the coding sequence ATGTCAGTGGCATGCACGGTTGCAGTCACAGCGGGGGTGACTCTTGTGATGTCGGTACCTGCCGGAGCGGACCCGAATGACGGTGGGTCGTGCCCGGCCGGTGCGGTATTCGCGGTCGGCGGAACGTGGGATCCGACGGGACAAACGACGCAACCCGTCACCGACCGCTACGTCGCCCAGGGTTACGCCTCCAAGCCGGTGACCTACCCCGCCAGCTTCTGGCCGCTCGGCGAACAGACGTACGACCAGAGCGTTGCCGCCGGCGCCCAGACGCTTCGCACCGAAGTCAACGCTTTCCACGCTCAGTGCCCGGGCAGCGAGATCGTCGTCACCGGATACTCACAGGGAGCACGGATTGCCGGCGACGTTCTCGGGGACATCGCACGTGACGGATCCATTCCCCAATCGCAAGTCGAAGGCGTCCTCTACGCCGACCCTCGCAACTCGGCCGGGGGCATCGAAACCGTAGTGCCCAATGTCGTTCCGGGAGCGACGATGTCCGGAGCACGCGGCGGATTCGGAGACATCGCAGTGCAGGAAGTCTGCATCGAGGGTGACGGCATCTGCAACATGCCCAAGCCGCGTGATGCGCCCGAGGTGTTCGTGGATTCGGTCTTCGGCTACTTCACGAAGCACAACACCTACACGCCGATGATGTCCGAGCCCGCTCCGCCTGCTCCCCCGGCGCTGCCGCAGACACCGTCGGTGCCACTGCAACCGGCTGACGTCGCCACTGCGATCGTGACACGGGTCGTCGAGAACATCACTCCGTATCTGAGCGCTGCACTCGCCACCGTGCTGACGAAGTAA